One Halanaerobium hydrogeniformans genomic window, TGGTATCAATGATTTAAGTCTTAGTTTGCCAACTGTTGTAAACTCTACAGGTATAGAAAAAGTTCTAGATCTACCCCTTGCTGAATCTGAAGAAAAAGATCTTAAAAAATCAGCTGCTCAATTAAAATCCAATCTTAAAAAATTAGATATTTAATATAAAAAGGATGCCAGCTGGCATCCTTTTTAATATTTATTTTATTTCTGTAGATTAAGCATCTAAAGCCTGCAGATCACTATTTAATTGGGCAAATACATAAATAGGTGCACAACCTTGGTATTCAGTTACATCTGCTGCTACTTCCATTGCTTTTTCTACTTCTTCTCTTGATCCAAACTTTTTCCAGCAATCTCCAACAACAAATAAATGCTTACCTACAGCATCATTATAATCTAGAGATGGAACTCCACCTGCAATTATTAAAGATTCTCCATTTTCTTCTACAAATCTTTCGGTGTCTACTCCACCTTTAAAGCTATCCATAGCTCCTCTTATATATTTATAACAGCCTGGACAGGTCTGCTGGATTAAAACATCTATTCCAGGAATAAGTCCAACTGGATTACTTGATGGACGTTTAAAGAAACGTCTTACACTATCAGCTGAAACACCTACAACTTCTATTTCTTCTAATCTCATTTCACCCTGGCCTTCAGAAAAGGCTATTTGAGTTGAAGGAACTTCATGAGGTTCATAGCCCATAACATAAGAAGTTAGTGCATCTACTGCTACTGTATCTTCACCAGCAATTAGAAGATTCATTTCAACCGGGGTACCTGCATGAGGTCCCTGACCTTCCATAGCTATAATAGAATCCACAATTGTTAAGTCAGCTCTCCTTATTCTTAATAAGTCTGCAATTTTTTGGTCTAAATCTATTCTATGAGTATCCTGTTGTTCTCCGGATGGATGTACATTAGGTATAATTCCCTGCCAGTTTTTAAGTCCTAATGTAACAGTACCACCTAGGTGGGTTTTCATCTTAGGTAAATTAATAACAACATCAGCATCTAAAATAGGTCTGAATACAGATGCCTTTTTAAACACTTTTGCCATTGGAATATCAACTTGTACAGATGCTTCTTCATCAAAATAAAGAACTCTATCTGCACCACCTCTATAGGCAGCTTCTTCCATTTCAGCAGCTTTAAAAGCAGGTTTTGCTCTACCTACATGTTTACCTAAAGATGGATTGTCACCTACCCATACTTCTCCAGCTTCAGATTCTTCTTTAAGTAAAGAAACCAAAGCTTCAATTACTCTTGGGTCGACAACTGAGAAACTCTCTGGTGGAGCTAAAAAGGCAAGGTTAGGTTTAATTAAAACTCTGTCTCCATTTTTAATCAAATTACCAATACTACCTACACTTGCTTCAATAACTTCTTTAAGTTTAATTTTTATCTCTTTAATATCTTCGTCATAACGAGTAAAGTTTCCACCAATAAATTCTTCATTGCCTTTTAAAGAATCAAACTTAGAAATTGCTACTTTTGCACTCATTTAGTATCCCCCTTATTAAGATTTAGTCAGAATTTTGCAACAATAATTAGCAAAAAATTTTTAGATAATCACCTGCCTTTCGTGAAAATTTATATTTACTTAGCAATGCTAAGAAGATTATTAAATAACTAAAATTCACGCTCTTTTGATAATAGCAATAACTTCCGGTGGTTTTGCAGCTTGATTAATAAATTCATATTTTAAAACATTATATTTCTTATAGTCTAAAGCTTCAACGAAATCGATAATAGCTTTTTCTTCTTTTAAACCACCTTTATGACCTTTATATATTACTAATATTATTATACCATATTTTTTCAGAAAATCTAAACTTTTTTTTACTGCCTCTAGAGTGGATTGAGCTTTTGTTATTATTGACTTATCTCCTCCTGGAAGATATCCTAAATTAAATAAAACTAAAGACAGCTGATTTTCATTAATATATTTATCTAAATTAGCATGAGAATCATGGATTACTTTGACCTGAGCTTGAAGATTATTTTTTTCAAGTAGTTTTTGAGTGTTCTTAACAGCCTTTTTTTGAATATCAAAAGCAAGTATTTCTGTGTTTTGATCTGTAAGTTCTGCCATAAATAGTGTGTCTTTTCCGTTTCCAGCTGTTGCATCTATTAAAATAGAATCGGTGTCTAAATGTTTTTTTATTAAAAAATGAGAAAATTCAACTGCATTCATAAAATCATTTTTCACTTATTTGCCTACTTTCTAAATTTAAATCTTTATTTTTTAGTTTTATTTTTTTGGGAAAATTTTTGGATAAGAACTTAAATTGTTGATTATCAGTTAAATCAATTTTTAAAGGTGTTATTGAAATATTTCCCTTTAAATATTCTGAAATATCGGTGTTATCATCTTTTAATTTTTTGTTGCTACCATTTAACCAAAAATATTTATTACCAAAAGGATCTTCTCTTTCTACAAAACTATCAATATATAGAGATTTGCCCAATTTAGTTATTACAATATCAGCTTCATCATTAATCTCAACAGGAAAGTTAATATTTAGCAATAAATTTTTATCATCAACTAAAATTTTATCAGAATCCAGTAAATCAACAATATATTCAGCTGCTTTTTTAAAATCGCTTTCTTCAGTATAATTCATAGAAACAGCCAGTGAGGGAAATCCAAGCATCGAACCCTCTATTGCTGCAGAAACTGTCCCTGAATATAATATTTCTAATCCTAAATTAGGACCATGATTGATACCTGAAATAATCAAATCAGGTTCAAAATCCAATAATTTTTCTATTGCTAATTTAACACAATCAGCAGGTGTTCCATTTACACTGTAGACTGTTAAATCAGGTAACGAAGATCTTTTAATTTTGAGTGCTCTAAGTGGATCATGTAAAGTGATCGCATGTCCAGAAGCACTCCTTTCTCTATCTGGTGCAGCTACCGTAACATAATGCCCATTAGCAGATAAAACTGTCGCTAAATCTGTAATACCATCAGCATATACTCCATCATCATTAGTAAGTAAAATTTTCAATTTGCCACCTTCTGTATAATGAAAATAGGGAAGAACATTATACATTTCCTTTCTTTAAAATATTGAATAGCTTTAGCTTCTGCTGTAAATTTTTTATCAGCCAGGTCTGCTCTCCCTATTAGCCATATCCAGCAGCCAAACTGATATAAAACTCTTATTTAAATATTATTATTTTTGAAATTAATAATGTCTTTAAATAGCGAAAATTATAATATAATTGAGTAAATAGTATTTAATCTACTTAGATAAGCAATAGTAGTCTATAAATGAAATTGAACTTACTGAATAGATAATATATACTATTAATTGTGCTTGTGAAAAACATCCGCCCTCATCGTCTAGGGGTCTAGGACACCAGGTTTTCATCCTGGCGGCAGGGGTTCGAATCCCCTTGAGGGTACCAAATTGGAGGGGTGCCCGAGTGGTTAAAGGGAGCAGACTGTAAATCTGCCGGCGATGCCTACAAAGGTTCAAATCCTTTCCCCTCCACCATTAATTTTATATTTTGTAAGAATATTTAAACACCCATCAAATAGGGTGTTTTTGTCATTCTCTTAAATTGTTAATTTCTACATCTTCATCCCCAATCAAAATTTCAATTTCACTTATATCTCCGGTCCCAGTCCAGGGCCCATACTGCTGATTATTTATTTGAGCAGTAACAGCCGCTGGTCTTCCTATCCGCATATATAAAATCTCTTCTGGTTCATATTCTAGACTATCTCCAGCCTGTAACAGACCACTAAAAACTGTTGCTCCATCTAAATCTACTCTTAGCCAGACTAAATCATCAGCATTAATAGTAATATTATTATCTATTACAGTCTCTGCATTTTCTACTTCCTCTTGATCAGGATCAGCAGTTACTTCTTGATTTAAGTCGGTTAAGCTTTCTTCAGAGCTGAACTCATCTTCTGTACCAAACTCTAAACTACTATCATCAATAATTATTGCAGGACTTTCAGAAATATTAATTTGTTCATCCAAAATATCACTTTCTGCTATATCGATAATGGCCTCTTCTTCATTCAGCTGAGCATCATTTAATATTCCTTCTAAACTAGTATCCAAAACATTTAGTTCTTCTTCAATACTACTGCTTATTAAAAGGTTTTCTTCTTCAATATAAGTAGCAGTTAATTCTTCGCTTTCTTCCTGTTGATCTACAATCTCTGTATTATTATCACCATCATCTAAAATTAAATGATCAGCACTGCTAAAATATTGAAATGCATAAATTGAGGCTAAAATAATTAAAAAGCCTAAAGATATGAACAAAATAATTTTAAAAAAACTTTTTAGTTTTCTCTTTCTGCCTCCACCTGGCTTTATATTTGTTCCACTTAAATAGTCTTCATGTATATTCTTTTCTTTTTTTTCTTCAATATTTAAAACAGCATAATTTTCCAGGAGCTTTTGATAATTAATATCAACTTCTCTTGCATAACCCTTTATAAAAACTTTTAAATAAACCGAACCTGGCAGTCTATCAAATTCATTTTTTTCTATTGCTTCCAAATAAATCTTTCTGATTTTAGTTTTTTCCTGAATATCATCCAGGCTTAACCCCTTTTCCATCCTTGCTTTTTTTAATAACGTCCCCAGTTCCAACTCTTCCAATGGAATGTCCTCCTTTAAAATATATCATAAATATTATAATAATAAATTGCAGTATTTTATATTAATTTAGATTAATTTAATAGATATTTTTATTCTCTTATTCATTATAACATACTTTGACAAATTATTTAATACTATGTTATCAATATTCGAGATTCTTTATCAAAATACCTTCATAATATTAAAAATATTTTGATAAAATAGAGTAGGACCAGCCTTTCGGCTGGGACCCTTCGTCAAACTGCACGTACGGTTCTCCCGTATACAGCTTTCCGTCAGTCGTTGCCCCGTCTCAAGGAATAAGTCTTCGTCGCTGTGTTACCACAGCTGTATATTTTAGCCCTCTAGGACAATCTAGTAAGTAGTGAAACGAGTCCCTTCTTCCTGAAAAAGGAATTGGGGATTCTTTTGTTTTGATTCATAACTGCTTTCTTCACATTTCCATGGCCGAAATAGTTAGCCCAGCCATATATTTTAGCATTTAGTCTCTTGATGATTGAGTCCACTTTCCAGGGCTGATTTCTCTTAGTAACTTTTCTAACTTTGTCTTTGAATTTCTCTAAAGACTTCTTTCTCGGTCTTTTGTATCTCCAGGCTATGAATTCAAATCCCAAAAATACAAAACCTTCACCAAAGTTAGTTATTACTGTCTTTTCTGGATGCAGTTCTAATTTTAGTTTTCCTGTAATAATTTCCTTAACTACCTCATAAGCTCTTTTAGCTTTCCTTTTTGACTTTGTCATTACTACAAAATCATCAGCAAATCGCACCAGTTTGTATCCTCTTTCTGTCATCACCTTATCAAACTGATGCAGAAAGATATTTGCTAGCAGTGGCGATATTACGCCACCCTGAGGGGTGCCTTTTTCTGTGGGTATATATTCTCCATCTTTCATGACTCCCATGGTCAGCCACGATTTTATTATTTCAATTACCCAACCATCTGTTACTTTTTGTCTGATAAATTCTATTAGAAGCTTATGATCTATATTATCAGCTGCGTTTTAGGTTCTCACCAATCGCCCCCTCTGACATATTACTACTGAGGTTATGGTGTTTCTAGCCTACCACCTTTGAGATTAGATTTCTCTCTACGGCTACCAACTGACCCACTGCTTTAAGCAGTGTTTAAACCATTAAAATCTGTCTACCACTCCTGTATTATCTTCAACTTCGACTGCGCTGGCTGTCCTTTGCTAAACTGGCTTTTTCCTCCTTCAGGTCGCCCTGCTATCACCAGACCAGTTATTATCGCTACTATTGAGGCCATCTGAACTCTGTATCTACTTTATCTTGGTTTTCCCGTTCAGGTTATGTCTCGACTTACTAAAACTAGTTTCAGTCTTAGATAAATACAGAACTCCTCCGGTCAATTATTCCATCTTACTGTCATTCCAACCCTAATCACACCTGTAAATCCGGCCTAGATTGCATGGTTGTTATGCCGGCATTGAGCTTCTTCGTTTACTTGGCGAATCACCATTTACAGATGCCACCTCTGGTTCACATAATGTTCTGGACTAACAGCACGTCTCAGACTCTTCAGATTCCACCTCACGGTAAACAACCTGTCACTGTTGACTTCTACATGATACATGCCACAACATAGATAGGAATTCCACCTACTATCAGAATAATTTTTACGGAGCACACAAGCAAGATAGGACAGCTTTAAGCTGTCCTATAATATATAATATATATTTGAATTCTATTTTTCACCTTTATAATAAGGTTTCCCAGAAGCTCTTGGAGGAATAGATTTACCTATAAATCCA contains:
- a CDS encoding tRNA (mnm(5)s(2)U34)-methyltransferase, with the protein product MKNDFMNAVEFSHFLIKKHLDTDSILIDATAGNGKDTLFMAELTDQNTEILAFDIQKKAVKNTQKLLEKNNLQAQVKVIHDSHANLDKYINENQLSLVLFNLGYLPGGDKSIITKAQSTLEAVKKSLDFLKKYGIIILVIYKGHKGGLKEEKAIIDFVEALDYKKYNVLKYEFINQAAKPPEVIAIIKRA
- a CDS encoding reverse transcriptase domain-containing protein, with the protein product MDHKLLIEFIRQKVTDGWVIEIIKSWLTMGVMKDGEYIPTEKGTPQGGVISPLLANIFLHQFDKVMTERGYKLVRFADDFVVMTKSKRKAKRAYEVVKEIITGKLKLELHPEKTVITNFGEGFVFLGFEFIAWRYKRPRKKSLEKFKDKVRKVTKRNQPWKVDSIIKRLNAKIYGWANYFGHGNVKKAVMNQNKRIPNSFFRKKGLVSLLTRLS
- a CDS encoding DUF362 domain-containing protein — its product is MSAKVAISKFDSLKGNEEFIGGNFTRYDEDIKEIKIKLKEVIEASVGSIGNLIKNGDRVLIKPNLAFLAPPESFSVVDPRVIEALVSLLKEESEAGEVWVGDNPSLGKHVGRAKPAFKAAEMEEAAYRGGADRVLYFDEEASVQVDIPMAKVFKKASVFRPILDADVVINLPKMKTHLGGTVTLGLKNWQGIIPNVHPSGEQQDTHRIDLDQKIADLLRIRRADLTIVDSIIAMEGQGPHAGTPVEMNLLIAGEDTVAVDALTSYVMGYEPHEVPSTQIAFSEGQGEMRLEEIEVVGVSADSVRRFFKRPSSNPVGLIPGIDVLIQQTCPGCYKYIRGAMDSFKGGVDTERFVEENGESLIIAGGVPSLDYNDAVGKHLFVVGDCWKKFGSREEVEKAMEVAADVTEYQGCAPIYVFAQLNSDLQALDA
- the surE gene encoding 5'/3'-nucleotidase SurE, encoding MKILLTNDDGVYADGITDLATVLSANGHYVTVAAPDRERSASGHAITLHDPLRALKIKRSSLPDLTVYSVNGTPADCVKLAIEKLLDFEPDLIISGINHGPNLGLEILYSGTVSAAIEGSMLGFPSLAVSMNYTEESDFKKAAEYIVDLLDSDKILVDDKNLLLNINFPVEINDEADIVITKLGKSLYIDSFVEREDPFGNKYFWLNGSNKKLKDDNTDISEYLKGNISITPLKIDLTDNQQFKFLSKNFPKKIKLKNKDLNLESRQISEK
- a CDS encoding helix-turn-helix domain-containing protein; protein product: MEELELGTLLKKARMEKGLSLDDIQEKTKIRKIYLEAIEKNEFDRLPGSVYLKVFIKGYAREVDINYQKLLENYAVLNIEEKKEKNIHEDYLSGTNIKPGGGRKRKLKSFFKIILFISLGFLIILASIYAFQYFSSADHLILDDGDNNTEIVDQQEESEELTATYIEEENLLISSSIEEELNVLDTSLEGILNDAQLNEEEAIIDIAESDILDEQINISESPAIIIDDSSLEFGTEDEFSSEESLTDLNQEVTADPDQEEVENAETVIDNNITINADDLVWLRVDLDGATVFSGLLQAGDSLEYEPEEILYMRIGRPAAVTAQINNQQYGPWTGTGDISEIEILIGDEDVEINNLRE